A genomic region of Lasioglossum baleicum chromosome 16, iyLasBale1, whole genome shotgun sequence contains the following coding sequences:
- the LOC143217027 gene encoding sister chromatid cohesion protein DCC1, with amino-acid sequence MSTLTVNNRQDRTMDEIRETLELAVIKESDLQNLTQILYSATDSNINNRTKLLELDQHLLETIKAGDSLTFQGNKEDSVVICTKCRTYDIKEAETSNSCLLVPNLNLFKQTNVPATNDRVTKDYNISGVFHTYYEVKECKPKLEKLLSILEPTTFKGMEYESAVSQELLYDWEKLRSEVQASEDELNRALNDYLIVNIDGYYRLISFEAEVRSLTLMLDLFDENSWELDQVDKEVTYETLKEFIPESVFDVLFAKYAEASSKSKQDGTPLHRYIEEKCCKCLAQVLLAASAVTEHKQFMESWNIGTPEKMEPKEEYLSGVALVTWNGSTLTKEVVSFPEADLSKNINERFNELFKAKDKWTMQEIAPYVLIFTTDKMNANALLTKHARCSMVKGVKYYSSKHGK; translated from the exons ATGTCAACGTTAACAGTAAATAATCG ACAAGATCGAACAATGGACGAGATACGCGAAACCCTGGAGCTGGCTGTGATCAAAGAGTCAGATTTGCAAAATCTGACACAAATATTATATTCTGCGACCgatagtaatataaataatcgCACAAAGTTGTTGGAACTGGATCAACACCTGCTGGAGACTATCAAAGCAGGAGACAG TTTAACGTTTCAGGGGAATAAAGAAGACTCTGTGGTAATATGCACAAAATGTAGAACGTACGACATCAAGGAAGCAGAAACTTCTAATTCTTGTTTGCTAGTACCGAATTTAAACTTGTTCAAACAGACAAATGTACCAGCAACAAATGATAGAGTAACAAAGGATTATAATATCTCAGGAGTTTTTCATACATATTACGAA GTAAAGGAATGCAAACCAAAATTGGAGAAATTGCTTAGCATACTGGAGCCCACCACTTTCAAAGGAATGGAGTATGAGTCTGCAGTGTCTCAAGAACTTCTGTACGATTGGGAGAAATTAAGAAGCGAAGTGCAAGCCAGCGAAGATGAATTGAATAGAGCGTTAAACGATTATCTCATAGTTAACATCGATG GTTATTATCGCCTGATATCGTTCGAAGCAGAAGTACGAAGTTTAACTTTAATGTTGGATCTCTTCGATGAAAATAGTTGGGAACTGGACCAAGTAGATAAAGAAGTTACATACGAGACCTTGAAGGAATTTATTCCAGAGTCAGTATTCGATGTTTTGTTTGCCAAGTATGCAGAGGCGAGTAGTAAATCGAAGCAGGATGGAACACCTCTGCACAG GTACATAGAAGAAAAATGCTGTAAATGTTTAGCGCAGGTTCTTCTGGCTGCTTCAGCGGTTACAGAGCACAAGCAATTTATGGAGTCGTGGAATATCGGTACTCCGGAAA AAATGGAACCGAAAGAGGAATATTTGAGCGGTGTAGCTCTAGTTACATGGAACGGTTCAACATTGACAAAAGAAGTAGTGTCATTCCCAGAAGCAGATTTATCAAAGAACATCAATGAAAGGTTCAATGAACTTTTTAAAGCGAAAGATAAATGGACGATGCAGGAAATAGCACCTTACGTGCT GATCTTCACAACGGATAAAATGAACGCTAATGCTCTACTGACCAAGCATGCTAGATGCTCGATGGTAAAAGGCGTGAAATATTACAGCTCGAAGCACGGTAAATAG
- the Eloc gene encoding transcription elongation factor elongin C isoform X2: MSNGMNTQAEKEGKPIYGGYEGPHAMYVKLVSSDGHEFFIRREYALTSGTIKAMLSGPGQFAENEANEVNFREIPSHVLQKVCMYFTYKVRYTHSSTEIPEFPIAPEIALELLMAGNFLDC; this comes from the exons ATGTCAAACGGTATGAACACGCAAGCTGAGAAG GAAGGGAAACCGATTTACGGCGGCTATGAGGGACCGCACGCTATGTACGTTAAACTGGTCAGCAGCGACGGACATGAATTTTTTATAAGGCGGGAATACGCTTTAACCAGTGGAACGATAAAGGCCATGTTAAGTGGTCCTGGCCAGTTTGCCGAAAACGAAGCCAACGAAGTCAACTTCCGTGAAATCCC GTCTCACGTATTACAAAAAGTCTGCATGTATTTTACCTACAAAGTACGGTACACGCATAGCAGCACAGAAATACCAGAGTTCCCGATCGCACCGGAGATCGCGTTGGAATTATTGATGGCTGGAAATTTCTTAGACTGTTAA
- the Eloc gene encoding transcription elongation factor elongin C isoform X1 produces MSNGMNTQAEKPNAEETVNNSEEEEDSSSSDLHAEGKPIYGGYEGPHAMYVKLVSSDGHEFFIRREYALTSGTIKAMLSGPGQFAENEANEVNFREIPSHVLQKVCMYFTYKVRYTHSSTEIPEFPIAPEIALELLMAGNFLDC; encoded by the exons ATGTCAAACGGTATGAACACGCAAGCTGAGAAG CCCAATGCGGAAGAAACTGTCAATAacagcgaagaagaagaagacagtTCATCTAGTGACCTGCATGCG GAAGGGAAACCGATTTACGGCGGCTATGAGGGACCGCACGCTATGTACGTTAAACTGGTCAGCAGCGACGGACATGAATTTTTTATAAGGCGGGAATACGCTTTAACCAGTGGAACGATAAAGGCCATGTTAAGTGGTCCTGGCCAGTTTGCCGAAAACGAAGCCAACGAAGTCAACTTCCGTGAAATCCC GTCTCACGTATTACAAAAAGTCTGCATGTATTTTACCTACAAAGTACGGTACACGCATAGCAGCACAGAAATACCAGAGTTCCCGATCGCACCGGAGATCGCGTTGGAATTATTGATGGCTGGAAATTTCTTAGACTGTTAA
- the Blos2 gene encoding biogenesis of lysosome-related organelles complex 1 subunit 2, which translates to MTSIQDPLKEDTQIEPSLSADSAADRNSRCDSPKRGTTLSTSTSSFEALDPHDPNLSRLANTMFQKTGEYLQEELTATHADYRLLERLNKETIAKYTELKTISSNVAQSLDSLNEKYKKLQPILDNINEIDDSVTKLEQAAYKLASYSKRLEAKFKDIEKDTRNK; encoded by the coding sequence ATGACGTCGATTCAAGACCCGTTGAAAGAGGACACGCAAATAGAGCCTTCACTCAGTGCAGACAGTGCAGCGGATCGCAATTCGAGATGCGATTCACCGAAACGTGGGACTACACTGTCAACCAGCACAAGTAGTTTCGAAGCTTTGGATCCACACGATCCGAATCTGAGTCGTCTAGCGAATACGATGTTCCAGAAAACTGGCGAATATTTGCAAGAGGAATTGACGGCCACTCACGCCGATTATCGTTTACTCGAACGATTAAATAAAGAAACGATCGCCAAATATACCGAATTAAAAACCATATCATCGAACGTAGCACAGTCGTTGGACTCGTTGAATGAGAAATATAAAAAGTTACAACCTATTCTTGACAACATCAACGAGATCGATGACAGTGTGACCAAGTTAGAACAAGCTGCGTACAAATTAGCATCGTACTCGAAACGGCTAGAGGCGAAATTTAAAGATATCGAAAAAGACACAAGGAACAAGTGA
- the LOC143217033 gene encoding uncharacterized protein LOC143217033 has translation MQRGNMEPPKVIRRTKKLLNASVCETQKGNIADVSAQVTSRHRSTMSPADFVLPHNLTRTRAADRFSILQSQSDKCFDEEDTEMNLLYDKYLQGLMVEIILRQRTQEKEKLIISQLASMREELDRNKEKLFVLKTRQRDINYLTILQNEIDLQIKDVKSYIKSEDITKVKDVLSQLHSVLRDYDVLRGDNMILPKTPTEWEETIQALKSCRDTLKSIMDLIGSHNESYRCVNDSIKDFLNTYNTIKDHYERLERDINELQALALKTAALSLITERRPHSTVESNRLQIRTYVTTFLLGAFFPSEHDTRLILLFILLKSLFYCKYLCKRTSVRL, from the exons ATGCAGAGAGGTAACATGGAACCACCAAAAGTGATACGTCGGACTAAAAA GTTATTGAATGCTTCTGTATGTGAAACACAGAAGGGAAATATAGCAGATGTCAGTGCTCAAGTTACTTCTCGTCATCGATCAACAATGAGTCCAGCAGATTTTGTCTTACCACAta ACCTCACAAGAACTCGTGCAGCAGATCGATTTTCAATATTGCAATCTCAGTCGGATAAATGTTTCGATGAGGAGGATACAGAGATGAATCTTTTGTACGACAAATACTTACAAGGTCTAATGGTGGAAATTATATTGAGACAGAGAACACAGGAGAAGGAGAAATTGATCATATCGCAATTAGCGTCAATGCGTGAGGAACTTGACCGCAACAAGGAGAAATTGTTTGTATTAAAAACCAGGCAGAGGGATATCAATTACTTAACTATATTGCAGAATGAAATAGACTTACAAATTAAAGATGTAAAAAGCTATATTA AATCTGAGGATATTACTAAAGTAAAAGATGTTTTATCTCAGTTACACAGTGTTCTACGAGACTATGATGTATTACGTGGTGATAATATGATTCTTCCTAAAACACCCACAGAATGGGAAGAAACAATTCAAGCACTGAAGTCTTGTCGTGATACTTTGAAGTCTATAATGGATTTAATTGGATCTCATAATGAATCTTATCGATGCGTCAATGATAGCattaaagattttttaaatacatacaACACTATTAAAGATCATTACGAAAG GTTGGAGAGAGATATTAACGAGTTACAAGCTCTAGCACTGAAGACAGCAGCATTATCGTTAAT CACGGAAAGGCGTCCCCATTCCACTGTGGAATCCAATCGGCTGCAAATTCGTACCTACGTCACCACATTCCTGCTGGGGGCCTTCTTCCCATCAGAACACGATACACGTTTAATATTACTTTTCATATTACTTAAGTCTCTTTtctattgtaaatatttatgtaAGAGGACTTCGgtccgtttataa
- the Ssb-c31a gene encoding single stranded-binding protein c31A isoform X1, with translation MQCQFGTVWQCIYTSVQQCIIYSCAAQRVALSTNHIRLGAYSRENSISTSKDHNRNNFEKMPKSKEYLSSDDDSSEEEVRPKKKPKKRESEDKEAKVSKKPEKETQQKEAQQKEAQQSEDTAWDLGSNRQVSVRDFKGKLYVDIREMYFDKDANMKPGKKGICLNMAQWRKLLSVIEDVDKAVKAKC, from the exons ATGCAATGTCAGTTTGGCACAGTTTGGCAGTGTATTTACACAAGTGTACAGCAGTGTATCATATATAGCTGTGCAGCGCAGCGTGTAGCTTTATCCACGAATCATATCCGTTTAGGTGCATATTCACGTGAAAactcgatttcaacttcaaaagaTCACAACCGAAACA ATTTCGAGAAAATGCCGAAGTCAAAAGAATACCTGTCATCCGACGACGACAGCAGCGAAGAG GAAGTGAGGCCAAAGAAGAAGCCGAAGAAGAGAGAATCCGAGGATAAAGAGGCAAAGGTATCAAAGAAACCAGAAAAAGAAACGCAGCAAAAAGAAGCACAGCAGAAAGAAGCGCAGCAAAGCGAAGACACAGCCTGGGATCTTGGAAGTAATCGTCAGGTTAGCGTGCGAGACTTCAAAGGGAAATTATACGTCGACATTAGAGAAATGTATTTCGACAAGGATGCAAATATGAAACCTGGGAAGAAAG GTATTTGTTTGAATATGGCGCAGTGGCGGAAATTACTATCGGTGATAGAAGATGTTGATAAAGCTGTGAAAGCTAAATGCTAA
- the Ssb-c31a gene encoding single stranded-binding protein c31A isoform X2, translated as MPKSKEYLSSDDDSSEEEVRPKKKPKKRESEDKEAKVSKKPEKETQQKEAQQKEAQQSEDTAWDLGSNRQVSVRDFKGKLYVDIREMYFDKDANMKPGKKGICLNMAQWRKLLSVIEDVDKAVKAKC; from the exons ATGCCGAAGTCAAAAGAATACCTGTCATCCGACGACGACAGCAGCGAAGAG GAAGTGAGGCCAAAGAAGAAGCCGAAGAAGAGAGAATCCGAGGATAAAGAGGCAAAGGTATCAAAGAAACCAGAAAAAGAAACGCAGCAAAAAGAAGCACAGCAGAAAGAAGCGCAGCAAAGCGAAGACACAGCCTGGGATCTTGGAAGTAATCGTCAGGTTAGCGTGCGAGACTTCAAAGGGAAATTATACGTCGACATTAGAGAAATGTATTTCGACAAGGATGCAAATATGAAACCTGGGAAGAAAG GTATTTGTTTGAATATGGCGCAGTGGCGGAAATTACTATCGGTGATAGAAGATGTTGATAAAGCTGTGAAAGCTAAATGCTAA